TTATGTAAACATcttttaaatacatattttagtGAATGGGCTCTTGAAATggatgttttgtttgttaattgaCAAAATTAGCTCATAGTAATTGTATGGATTAAGTTTGGAGTGGACTGACGATACACAGGCCTGAAGAGTTCTTGGAGAGGGGAGAAAGCCTATAGCTATTGGAAAACACAAAACTCAAAGCATCTTTTATTTCAAATATGGATCGTCATATGTAGTGACTACTTACGAAGAATTTAGCCTGAAGATGGCAGATAGAATGTAGCCAAATGTGTAGCCAATCAGTGGCATCAGTGCTGCTGTAATCATCAGTCGAGACGAAGCCACGGCCAGCGCTGTGCTTCCCACTGTTATGCCAGCGAGGATGCCAATGGACACACCGGCCACCAGCATTATGCCCAGCCCCACCTGCCCCAACACAAAAGAATGATTTGATCCGAATCAGAATTCCGAGAGTGTTGCAGTatcacaccccacacacacctcaccatgAGTATGTTTTGTCAGCAGTGGATGGTTGAAAGAGAAAAGACAGTAACAAGTTAAGAACACTAATTCACTTGAACTTTCTGTGTCTAGGTTATGCCATACACTGTCAAAATCCTTTGTGGCAGATGATTTCCGGTTCTCAGTATGTGTCGTAACATAAGGGCATCACCGGAACACATGTTTGGACTGCTTAGTTTAGCTAACATCCAACATTGCATCTTCATCAGAGACCATGCCATAACATAATGTTGCTACTGTGACATGGATCttaataacaaataataaataaGACTGTTTCATGCAGCCATGACATGCAGACAGCAGCTATTTTGTCATGAAATACTAGGGAAAGTACAGGTGTGTGACTAAGGACCAATGTAAGCCTCTAATGCCTGTTCACAAAAAAAATTGCATTGAGAAGTAAGCAAACAAAAAGCATGTTGGGCAAGCTCTCTAGCCAGTGTCAAGTACAATGCAGTGATGGTGCAGGAGTCTACTGCGCAGGCAGGAGTTGAGCAGGATCCATGCATGCACCCCTATGCTGTTCCTAACCAAGGATGATGGGAGGATGGTGGGTTGACAGCAGCATAAGTGAGTTGACATGAGAGTGACGCTGTATAGGCAGGGCCAATTTGATCACACTCCTCCCAAACTTCTGTTTAGAAGTGACAGTGGTAATCCCTTCTATTTCTCGTCAGACTGGTTGCCGTGGAAAAAGGTTTGGCCAGGCGTCTCACCTTTGTTATGAGTTTGGAGTACTGTGGCACGCGGTGGTTGAGGTACACGCCGATGGCACAGGGCAGGAGGGTCATGACGAGGGCGATGGTGATGCCCGTGTAGGGCACAGCGCTCTCCAGACCGGTGATGCCCTGGCAGTACAGGAAGAGCAGCAGTGGCATCATGCCCAGGGCAAGCAGCGTGGAGCAGGCAGTCATGACAATACTGCAGCAGACACAGCAACAAACACAGGCAtggtgacacacagacacagacacaacacacaagcatggtgatacatacacacagagagacacaacacacaacacaagcatggtgatacatacacacagaggtacACGACACAGGCATTgtgacatacacagagagacacgACACACCAAAAAGGCATtgtaacacatacacagagagacacaacacGGAAAGTTTTATGGGGAGTCGTTACTTAGTTACAGCCGTTGAAACTTCTCTGCACAGAGGGGCTGGGACATGATGATGCCAGTAATAATAGACGGCGGCATGGGATGAGTAAAAGAGCAAAACTGACTTGTCTAGTTAAAAATAGCAATTATTTTGGTTTGAATATTGTTTACATGATCACATGAGATAGACAATGATATGCCCTTGTATACAATGTATTCTAGTTAACAATAGTTTGTAGTAGTAGTTAAGCCCTACCCTAGTTCAACTTAAAAAGAGCACTGATCAAATGCTACAGGAGAGGACGGGTGGAGAGAGAAGGTAGTGCGTAATTTCTCAGAAATAATGACCAATCTGTACATCTGCTTTTAAATTGGCATTTTATAATTCAATGGTGTTCTACAACTGTGACATACATGATGACTCAGGAGAAGATTATTTTATAATTCAATGGTGTTCTACAACTGTGACATACATGATGGCTCAGGAGAAGATTATTTTATAATTCAATGGTGTTCTACAACTGTGACATACATGATGGCTCAGGAGAAGATTATTGTGCAAGTCCAGTCAGTGCTGTGCACTCCCTCTGCGCTCCCTTTCTCTGCCAGATATTCAACCATTTGCCAACAGTGTGATATTtctaggggtgggggggtgcatgtgtgtgtgtgtgtgtgtgtgtgtgtatctgtgtgtgtgtgtgtgtgtgtgtgtgtgtgtgtgtctctgtgtgtgtgtgtgtgtgtgtgtatctgtgtgtgtgtgtgtgtgtgtgtgtgtgtgtgtgtgtgtgtatctgtgtatctgtgtatctgtgtgtgtgtgtgtgtgtgtgtgtgtgtgtgtgtgtgtgtgcacttgtaggcctacagcatagGCTACATACTGCCAACAGCACAGCCATTAGAATCCCATCAGCCCATATTAGTGTTTACACcactaaggcctagtccacacgtaccaaaccgatctttttttcctccgtcttccctggaaccgtatcaagaatatttgcgtccaaacggatccatctcaacacgactcaacacgttacttcatatcccacgcctataggtggcactgtttctttacagtaaTTGAGCAAAACTTTCGCGCTGTaggctttacaaacagacagaatagctacgacgaaatggctagtgcaaggaaaccagaattgtttgtgtggactgatggtcaactgtcaactgtaaaactaataaacttcatttttacggtttgtgaagggtgcagtcccgtcctttatttggctaaaggtaggctacaaataatctcctttactttctttggttgtaggatagtccgcgattcacattagttttggctatcaccgcaattaggctactaaacacaAGGCCTACCCAAGTTCCAGGCTATTCCGtcaccacatttataatattgttataaaacctttgttagtaacagtcaatacttttgcctgcatcaaatcatgcattcgcattcagtgcgCTGActtggcgatgacatcatcgatacctaagtaggatgtgcggtttcgctgtccaaacgagggcccgtccacacggagacgctttttgggttaaacgcagaggttttgcttcgtcttggccgaacgtccaaacgaatcctgtaaacacactgcccgaaaccgcacttttttgaaacctggtcccagagtggaaaaatctgaaaccgtagcccttcaAATATGGATCGTCATATGTAGTGATTACTTACGAAGAATTCGTTTGGACAGCGAATTCGTttggacagcgaaaccgcacatcctacttacgtatcgatgatgtcattgcCATGTCAGcgcactgaatgcgaatgcacgatttgatgcaggcaaaagtattgactgttactaacaaaggttttataacaatattataaatgtggtgacggaatagcctagaacttgggtaggccttgtgtttagtagcctaaatgcggtgatagccaaaactaatgtgaatcgcggactatcctacaaccaaagaaagtaaaggagatcatttgtagcctacctgcattagccaaataaaggacgggactgcacccttcacaaaccgtaaaaatgaagtttattagttttacagttgacagttcaccatcagtccacacaaacaattctggtttccttgcactagccatttcgtagtagcctattctgtctgtttgtaaagcctACAGCGCGAAAGTTTTGGTCAATTACTGTagagaaacagtgccacctataggcctggatatgaagtaacgtgttgagtcgtgttgagatggatccgtttggacgcaaatattcttgatacggttccagggaagacggaggaaaaaaagatcggtttggtacgtgtggactaggcctaaaaCTACGTGGGCAAATGTGTCTCAGACCCCCTCAGCAAGTGGTTTGAGTGATCAGATGACAATGCATCTTGGTGACTGTTTACCATTAGATAACAATAGATTAGAACTGACTACTTCTGTTCGGATCACCCAAGACACATTGTTGTTTAAATATGTAAACGGGATCTTAACGGTTCATTATGGCCCATATCACACCTGTACTGACCTGTGGTCTGAGTAAGCAGATTGCCAGTTGGCAGCTCCAAATGTGAGTTTACAACACAAGATGGGCTTTGCCTCTGTTGTCATATCTGGCTCTGATACCAGTGATCAGTTATTCAGACAGTGAGCTGTTGATAAAACTGCTTGTTTTATCACATAATGATAGCAAAGGACAGTGAGTTTTTATTATGTCCAATCTGGCGTAGATGCAATACAATGATACTTGTCAAATGTGTATGTCCTGTTGCTCAAGTGGGTCATGGGTTGGACTCCGGAGAGCATTGGAcacttagttggttggttccCTTAATacataggttctcaaagtgcggcccgCGGGAACATTTCTGGCGGCCCGCAataacatctgataacatctgtaaaactgttaaaactgtCTGTTTAGTGGTTGCAGGTTTTCCTGTGGTCctttggtagctggaattggccctgaataaggcctatgctgataagaagcaaggcacactgagactgttCTAAATAAGcttgtacttgaaatggactgcaaccagaactgttatatcccacatttctctgttgagggtagagaaccccagagattgtgtgtgcattgcaagttttgccaggtttagcctcagttatgaattaaaatgtgtttaatgcaatacatataaactgtagagatgcaacctggtcattaaaatgatacaaatgggattttttttccaggtttgttttttttctttttctccccctgCCCCTTTGGTGGCCCTCAGTTAATGtaatctcttactctctctttctgtgtatgtgtgtgtgtgtgtgtgtgtgtgtgtgtgtgtatgtgtgtgtgtgtgtgtgtgtgtgtgtatgtgtgtgtgtgtgtgtgtgtgtgtatgtgtgtgtgtgtgtgtgtgtgtgtgtgtgtgtgtgtgtgtgggtatcggtgtgttgtgtgctgtaaGTCTGGATATGCAACTCTTGCTTTACGCTTTACTGCAGATAAGGTCAAGGAAGGTCAAGGACTGTTTGGAAAGCTAATAGGCCAAGGGCATCTGTTATGAATGCAACAGTATTTAGTCACTGATAAGATCCACTTAAAAAAGGACACTACAATGTCCCCCACTCATTCTCATCAGATATGACTTATACTGTGTTCTTCAGTGTCCAGTTGGCAGTACAGGGGAACCTGTAGATTTAAGTAGTAAGCTGAAAGTGGTTTTAACTACTTGAATCATTATGCAGCAGTGAATGTAGCTGAGCTATCTCAAGCTGTTGTCCAATACTGCCAGTTGGTTCTCAGTTAAAGCGGTCATTGACCTATCAGTAAGCAGGCTAATATTTAGTCTGATATGTACGGTCAGCCAATTATTATTTATTGCACAGTGTAACAGCAGGGAGGTCATTCACCTCACAAAAATATGCATTCAAATTTCTCTATACCTTCCTACGCTACgaacacttttttttaaaattctcTCTTCTGCATCCTTTGTAAACATCTGTCCATGTGTACTTTATTTGTACATCTATtcattcatttacatgttaaaatTTTAAAATCAATGTTTAGGTCAGATtgagtttgttgttattgttgctaCGTGGGTGCAGGAAGTTTCTTTAGGGTTTTGTTCTTCGACTGCATACAGACATATGCAACTAGTATGTCTAACAACTTCCACTCCACTTGAGTTTACTGTTCGCATATAGTTTGCACAATGTATAGCATAGTCTTACAGTTATCGCTCATTGAGAGTGTCGTGTTTGTGTCATGTCTTGTTAAAATAATATCTTTTATATGTCTTAATAAAATTCAAACTCACTCAAAGTGAGAAAAAACACTTGAGAAAAGTATTACTCAGTATTACTCAAACAGTATTaatcaatgcagcagttttgttgACATAGGTACTTGAGATTGTGGCTTATACTTCAAGGAGCACCTGCACCATGACACTTGTCAACCCTTCCTGAACTATTGTTTTAGATAAAAGTGTGTTAAATGAACAGATGTACAGTAAATATACTACTGCCATGTCATGTACAATAgaccacatacacatgcacacacagaatagATCTTTGTGACGCACATAAAATAGATCTTTGTGTGTtgacatatgtatgtatgtatgtatgtatgtatgtatgtacagtatatgtagtgcatgtatgtatgttgtgtatgtatgtatgtatgtgtgtatgtatgtgtgtatatatgtatgtacagtatgtatgtaggcctatagtgcACGTatagtgcatgtatgtgtatgtacgtaGGTGCAAGTGGATTTGAAAGTAGACTCTTGCTTTTCTAGACAATGCCAGTACTAGGGTGGGCCAAGCTGTTAAGGTCATCCTAACACAGATATATCTGTTGACGCTGGTACTGAGCCACAGAAAAGGTGTTACGCACTGTTCTGAATTTCTCAGCCGATCCCCAGTTAAAGGGGTTATTGACCTAAAGGTTGGTAAGCAGACTAATAAATCTGTGGTGTGATAAGTGCTATTAATCAATTATTTTCAGTGGGCTTTTTTATCAGCAAGGAGGTCATTCACCTCATGGAAATATACTGCATTCAAATATGCCTTAACATGTCAAATATCTTCTTGACTTTGCTCAAGTTTACATTTGTTCGTCCTTTCATACAGTTTGATTTGAGTTTGTTGCTGTTACCACTGACTGCTGCCCAGGTGTTGCAGCATATAGCCGTAGCCATAAAGTTTAAACATGGGGGAGACCAAATCACTCCACCCCCATCCATATAGACCCTtacaagagagttccattctcagcatcatagttggccccacaagacttcctttttaacattccatatgttatcttaaaggtgcgatttgtaggattgttaccgaacgttctgcaggccaaaatcaaaacactggtgaacattctcaagactaccagacgcgagcctcttctgggttgccagatgtaatgaagacttaactTGCaggttagttgacctgcagctgctttaacgtttctccaaccatgacccagctacacattacggaaacagtgaaaacaaaaaatacctctctaaccaacgtaacatatttagcggaagttagcgatgcagaggaagtagattggggcccaaatagaatgttcaagcattgtttttgtttttattgttgaaagggtctatacccagaggcggacagagtacacagctttattacttgagtaaaagtacagataccctttgctaaatttgactcaagtacaagtaaaagtacaacagtcagatgtctacttaagtaaaagtactaaagtacttgtttttaaaagtacttgagtatcaagagtacaagagtagcctacattttctaaatattgcattactaatgccacagtgcttacatttacagaaacgtcctacatggagttatgaaaaatgttaatgttaataccttgaagaatgtaaaaggaattgaaagtaaaattcatccaaaaatattcaaaaataaaattcaaaaataattcagtggaaatgcatggattcagttgcttccgtagcagcaactggaatccatgcattttcacagaattatttttggaatctgatcccctatcatacctgttcgttcgtactactcgctcgacttatcgtgactaaattcaagatggcgtcaaacagtaaaattccttaaggtactgtctgtataaatcgtcttgtaaataaactaccattgctttttcaaagttctctatgtctcgttttaaatgtcaaggccctcggaagtctaccaatgaagtatggagctactttgagcctcgtaaatggtgtaaaacagtgatttatttgcatggctaggccgatgcccgaggcaccacaacgaaacactgttggtagcattggctaactagcgccagatttctaagtgcaggggacaagccgaggtgagctatgagacatacattcacactcgttATCATGTTTCAGCACattttaggtcaaaatcacaccggaattatcctttaacttgttcagaaaattgaaatagtctggcgaggtggagccacaggttggcacattcccaggatggacctgctgcgtcttcatccattttttcgtccatggtttcatctcttatctaaatctgaccatagagttgactttggcggaaagctgaaggtgattgctgataggctatcccaatcagtggcgcttgcacaatccaatcacgtttgagagggaaacaacaaattgagggtttccgagatttttcttttttcctttttttagaagaagtaacgggtactcacggttatgggtagaaatgtagtggttaagagtacaatatttgctcctcaaatgtacttgagtaaagtcatgagtacccCCCAAAAATGATTGACCGAGTAAATgatcgagtaaagtacagatccctcaaaattgtactcaagtactgtactcaagaaaacgtactccgttactgtccggctctgcatAAACCACACACTGCCTACCTGAAAACATGTACTGGCATGCGATGGGCATCACCATAGATTATCTGAGAATAAAATCTGTCTATCAGATTTTGTGTTGGTTGATCAGATTTCGTGTTGGTTTTCCTCAGAAAGAAACACCCAAGACCACCTgtaaataagagtgtgtgtgtgtgtgtgtgtgtgtgtgtgtgtgtgcatgtaacaaCGTGTGTGAGTAGCTTAATGAGTTTGCTCATTCGGTTTTTCTTTGACTAATAAAACAGTCCATGCCATGAATACGAACTTGTATGTTAGTTTTGATGCAGAGCATGGAGGCATCTTAAAAAGCCACATATGTCACAGGTCATGTGAGATCTGTCAACTCCTATACGTAACTAGCCAGCAGCCCATCGTGTAAATTTAGGATCTGTTAATGTTCCCATCAATTGTTGTTGGGACATTTAATGATGTAAGAGCAATAGTCACACTTAATTTACATGCAAGGTTGTTGAAAACTGGTAAAACAGGGTTGTTCTTTCTCTGGCTTGAATAGGATTTAATTCTTTATCATAACTAACCCACACCATTTACAGCTGTCTGTGGGCGTCGGCATTGGCAAAACACAAAATCAGATATGATTAAACCATGCTCTGAATGCATTCCTAGTCCACAGAGGCACAAAAGATGTACTATCAGTGCACCCTACCATTCTTCAAACATGCCCTCAAAACTCACCTCTTCAAACTCACCTGTCCTGTTAACTGACTCCCCCAACTTTAACCTCTCATTGCCCTGCCCTCTAGTTTTGCCTTCCGCTTTGTCCATACCTGTGTATTTCCTGCTTTGTCCTTGTACCTGTGTATTTTCTGTTTATGTAACTTTGTTCCTGtaccttgtgtgtttgtttgtaactTATGTATCTTTGTGAAATTGTGAAGCATCGTTGAGTGTCTTGAAAAGTGCTAGTAACACTTTACAATAAGGGTACACAATTTAGCATTAGTTAAGTATTAGTTAAGCATTAACAAACTTAATTCATCACTGTTAAGTATTTTTCAACATTACTTAAGGATTAACAAATGTGCTTTTCCTCATTAGAGTCTTATTTAGTAGGTGTTATCAGTGTGTTTTCCTTTGTTATATATGACGAATTCCTAATGTGTACATGAACTCATGATGAATTCATAAGGTACAAGCATTAAACTAACTCATAATCCCTAATGTTTACATACTGAACACATGATGAATTCATGATGAACTAGAGATTATGTTAATTTTACTTTCGGTGAATACCTCACTTATTTCATTGGCACTTCAGTGTTATTCAGACTtcatatatataggcctactgtttgccaACTGGTAGACAGACGTGTGTGCAATGGTTAAATCTCTTCAGGCACCTCTTGGTAAGCTCTTTTCCAGAGTTATGTTGAAAACAGTATTTGTTAATGCTTAACTAATACTTAACTAATGCTAAATTGTGTACCCTTATTGTAAAATGTTACTGGCTATTGTAACAATGTATGTCTTTATTATGGGGGAAGGGACATTTTAAGCAAAGTTTGTAGTAGTTCATAGTAACATGTCCCCCTGAACAAGACAACTGATTATTGTCTTGTTGCCAATCGTATCATAAACAGCCACAAATTTTGCGTTGTTGGTGATGGTTGTTTTTGATGTTAATTAGGCTTGGCTGTTGAATAGTCGCTGTGGGAAATCCCCTGCCTATAGTACAAAGACTTTAACACCTCTCCTGTATATATCTGAAATAACATCAACTAATAACTAACTCTTAACTAATTATTCCATTAATTGAATAAACTACAGAATGTccacatatactgtaggtaCCTGAGGTTCATGTCACCCTGCAGAGCCAGTGCCAGGATGTTGGAGAGGTTGCCCCCGGGAGAGCATCCACATATAAGCACCGTCACCGCCTCCATGGGGTTCATCTGGAGCAACTTGGCCAGGCCAAACGCCGTCAGCGGCATGATGCCGTACTGGGCCGCCAGGGCGATGGCCACTCCTTTGGGCCGACGCATGTGTCCTTTGATCTTGTCCAGCTCCATGGTGCAGCCAAGAGACACCATTGTGATGAAGAGGATGACGACGATGACAATGCTGATGATCTTGTCGGCCGCTTCGGAAATAGGCCGCTGGAATGCTATGGAGTTGTTGTTGGGGGCTGTGATGTTGAGGAGGTCATCAGCGTTCAGAAGATTGAACC
The nucleotide sequence above comes from Alosa sapidissima isolate fAloSap1 chromosome 6, fAloSap1.pri, whole genome shotgun sequence. Encoded proteins:
- the slc10a1 gene encoding sodium/bile acid cotransporter, with amino-acid sequence MVSLGCTMELDKIKGHMRRPKGVAIALAAQYGIMPLTAFGLAKLLQMNPMEAVTVLICGCSPGGNLSNILALALQGDMNLSIVMTACSTLLALGMMPLLLFLYCQGITGLESAVPYTGITIALVMTLLPCAIGVYLNHRVPQYSKLITKVGLGIMLVAGVSIGILAGITVGSTALAVASSRLMITAALMPLIGYTFGYILSAIFRLNSSCRRTIAMETGCQNIQLCSTILKVAFPPDSIGPLYLFPVVYIVFQVTEALVFILIFRCHQRFVASKQVKDVYIGVESSTEGAEKCQWPQ